The Haliaeetus albicilla chromosome 9, bHalAlb1.1, whole genome shotgun sequence genomic sequence GAAGAATAGCTAAATATACTAATGTTCTTCAGGCtaaaaaaagagggagctgagagGAGATATGGGAGAACCTATGAAATTAGGTATCATGGGGAAGAAGGGGTAGGACTGGCTGTGTACTCTTCCTTGCAGGCAAGAACTAGGAGGCATCAAACAAAAGGAACAGGTGGCAGGGTCAGAACAAAGGAAGTTCTTCCCACAACATGGAGTTAGACTATGGAAGGGATATTGTGATCCAAGAAACAACTGGACAGCTTCATGGAGAAGGAGTCCCTCAAGAAGATGTCAATGCAGAGATGGAACCTTTGTCTCAGGAGGTCCCTGGAGTACAAAGAATTGTAGGCTGGGAAAGTCTCTCTATAAGTCTCCCGTATTCTTATACTCTCTGTTTTCAGTGTCATCTTCTACAGCCATACTGTGTTGTTACATTCCCTCTGGTGAGAGTGACTGGAGGAAAATTGATTATGGATTAGTTAAGAAGGCAAATCCCCACCATGCTGCAAAATGGCTGTGAATTGCCCTTTCTCACTGAATTCCTGGTGTGAAGCAGGGTATTGTGGTGTCCAAGATAACTCATAACACCTCAGACTAGAGATCCACAGTACTCTCTTCTTTTGCCTCTTACTTTGACCCTACACTTGCCTGCACAGCAGTGCTCCTGAATACAGCCATCTGTCAGACAGAGTCAAGAAAAGAGACCTCACCATGAGATTCACGAATCTCTTTTGTAACAGAGACTCTCTTTATAGAGAGCATTTTAATCAGAGCAGGTCGGAAGAGAAAAGTCCTCACTTTTCCATGTAACATAAACATACTTAACAAAAGTTAGACTTGCAATGTTTCCATCTGATAAACCTCAAAGGAAAATACACACAACTGCGTTACAACTGGGCTTGTACCAGAGTATTTGGTGATCTCCAGGTGGAAAGCTGACTCAGGAGAGAAAATACTTTGCCTGAGAATACCCTCTTTTTAAATGGAAGctgttttacaaaaataaatatgaatgtGAGAGTTGAATTTCACTTATTTTATTCCACAATGAGGGGTTTCAGGAAGGCTAGAAAGGGAGTCAGGGCTTCGTAACATTAGTGGGGGGAAGTGCCCTTCATTCTCACCTTCTTAGCGAGAGACGATGCATCTGAGGGGTGCTTTATGGAACATAAAAGGGAGCATCCCAAGGTAAGGAGGGTTGTCTGCAATATTCATATTCTTTAGACAGTTCCATCTCCCTGAAAGAAGAAGAACATGGAGGTAATTTAGTGGCTACTATTCCTGTGACTTTCAaaggtttttattatttcccaGTGGCTATTGCAAGCTGTCAGATAAACACCATAGATATGGACTGAGATCATATCTTCAGCACCTGGCAACACTGTAGGGTTTCAGCTGTACTTTAGAAATCATAATCATGGTGTTGAACAAAGGCTAGTTTAGTTTTTCAGATTGTCAGTTAGTCAGGTGTATATATAACTATTATCAGTacacaaaataatgaaagaaaaacatcagttGCTCACCCCACAACATCCACAACATTGGCAGTCCCCACAGATTGTTCCCAACAGGCCATTCACCACCTGAATGCCACAGAGCACTACCTGGATCCCACTCATGACGAGCAGCAAGGAGAAGAGGGTTAGGTTCCACGGGACTATGTTTTCGGGTGACTGACACGCATTCCACAATGTGTGGTTAGCGAGGTAATTCCTGGGGGTGGGAACAAAACAGTTATGAAGACAACGATGTTAGCTCACAGAGAGGAAGTCTGTCACAGCTGACAAGTTGTCGCTGTTGTGATACGGCTGAGGTTCTGTTAGCTTCAGTACTGCAAGAAAGAATTTCCATTATCACGCTGGTGCTAGATATCTGGAACATGATTTTGTTTTAGTTTCTACATCAATTGAAGCAATTGATTTGAAAAGACAAGGCATCAGAAGAGAACAATCAGAGATGAGTATGTGTTTGATACAATTGAACAGATTCTGGTATTTTGGGAGGAGGAGGTCTTCACCAAGCATGTGCCAAATGCATGTTCATCTGTGCCAATGTCTTTTGTCAAAGGCATCTTTGCTACTGATGTTGCGGTTCTTTGCCAGGTGAAGCAGAGCTGACATCTGGCGGTGtgtaatagaatcatagaatcatagaacggtttgggttggaatggaccttaaagatcatccagttccaagccccctgccatgggcagggacaccttccagtagaccaggttgctcaaagctccgtccaacctggccttgaacacttccagggatggggcagccacagcctctctgggcaacctgttccagtgcctcaccaccctcacagtgaagaacttccttacatctaatctaaatctaccctctttcagtttaaagccattaccccttgtcctatcactacatgcccttgtaaaaagtccgTCCCCATCTCtcctgtaggtcccctttaggtactggaaggctgctataaggtctccccagagccctctcttctccaggctgaacagccccaaggctctcagcctgtcttcataggagaggtgctccagccccctgataacctttgtggccctcctctggactcgctccaacaggtccatgtccttcttatgttgggggccccagagctgaacgcagtactgcaggtggggtctcacaggagcagagcagagggggataatcccctccctccacctgctagtcatgcttcttttgatgcagcccaggatgcggttggctttctgggctgcaaacgcacattgctgggtcatatTCATAATACACTCACAAAGCATACCCCTACAGATACGGGACTCACAGGGTCTCCTCGGGAGTGTGGCACCTTCTATAACTCCTCCGTGGCAGAGACCCCAGGCTTTTACTTGATTACAGTATTAGATTTTTGTGGTTGcacatgcatatgtgtgtgtgtgtgcgcgcgcgtaCGTTGTAATAAGAACGAAACAGGTGAATTATCAAAACAGTATGATAAAAGATGAATAAACTCAGTTTTCCTTACAAAACGTCAAATTCTACCAGACCAGTTACCTCTTGCCCACCGAGCGGGAAAGAACCTTTGCTGTTCTAGATGCCTCATCTAAAGAACAGCAGTATTAGATAAAAGTATTTCCTGTAATTTTTACCGTCAGGTTTTGATTTAATTGTGGACGGCTTAACCACTTACTACATTTCCTCTGCATATACTTAATGCTGTTTTGCTTCCTGTGGTCCTTGACTGTAACCAGAATTATGTTTGAAACAGAACATATTTTTCCAAAGATTCCCAGAATTAGACCAAAGCAGTTGGTTTCCAGCCCTCACTGGCACATGAACAAATGATGTGTAACATACAACattatacttctttttttctttttttttcttttcaacctGAACTATAATTTTGTGGTGTATTATGCAAGAAATGCTGGTAGGTCACTCTTGACTGAGGAAGACTGCATTTAAGATCCTCAGGTGATGAGGGGTTTACTGCACCCCTTGTCGATCTGTTCTGATCACACCTGCTCTCCTTGGTAACACATTGCACCCTGTTTTCAGTTGAACCTTTGCTGACTTCAGCCCTGAGCAATTGGTCCTTCACACCACCTCACTGAAAATGATAAATATACATGACAGCAAACATGTTTGAGTTGCAGTGTGGGGAACAGACAACTTCCAAATTCCATAACCAAGATAAAATGACACATAGATACTAATTATTTGAATACCATCACATGTCAATATAAGATGTCATGCTGGAATTCATGGCGGAATTTATCCCTGTATGCTGCTTATCATCCCCAAGAATAACCTAGAAGGCTGTGTGTTTCTCTTTATTGGGTCCTTTGAAACTCAGTAGCTTTGATTGTACTTGCTATTCTTTACATTCGTGCTCTTGAACCTTATTTAGTATTGCTGTGCATTGCTGGCTCTTTTAAGACCTTCTGTGTTTTATACAAACAGTATAATTCCCATTTTTATACAATGGATTTGGAAGTTAAATCATATCACAAACTTAAAACATGTataagttttttttctgattgtctTGTCTTACCCATCCTGGAAAGGATAGGTCCACTCTGTTCCATTGTAACATTTAGGGCCTCTGTTTAGGGCTACTGCtgacaaaacaaagcagtatCCAGCTCCCAGAACTCCAACTGCAGCAAATATTATAGAAGAAAACATctgatgaagagaaaaataatgttatttttgttctcaTTCAAACAATGAAATGTACCCTATTAATGCGAACATACATTCCCTAAATTCAGCTCTTAACACTCAAAATAGTCAACTCCTGAACAGCTAAAATATATTAGTTTGCAATTACATAATAAATGTATAACACATGCCTGCACTGgtg encodes the following:
- the TM4SF4 gene encoding transmembrane 4 L6 family member 4, yielding MCTGGCAKCLGTTLIPLAVLCTLANILLFFPGGKVVENNVHITNEVWYFGGILGSGVLMIFPALVFLGLKNNDCCGCCGNESCGKRFAMFSSIIFAAVGVLGAGYCFVLSAVALNRGPKCYNGTEWTYPFQDGNYLANHTLWNACQSPENIVPWNLTLFSLLLVMSGIQVVLCGIQVVNGLLGTICGDCQCCGCCGGDGTV